TTCTCGGGCGCGCGCTCGCCGCCGCCCTCGCCGCCGTCGCTCGACGGGCTCGACTTGAACGGCTTGCTCTCGAGCGCCCACTCCAGCACCTGGTCCATGGTGGTGGCGTAGAGGAACTCGATCTCCTTGCGCGCCTGCTCGGGCACCTCGAGCACGTCCTTGCGGCAGCGCTCGGGGAGGATGATGCGCTTGATGCCCGCGCGGTGCGCGGCCAGCACCTTCTCCTTGATGCCGCCCACCGGCAGCACCATGCCGCGCAGCGTGGCCTCGCCGGTCATCGCCGTGTCGCCGCGGACGCGGATGCCGGTGAGCAGCGAGACGAGCGCCGTCAGGATCGTCACGCCTGCGCTCGGCCCGTCCTTCGGAATCGCTCCCGCCGGGAAGTGGATGTGGATGTCCTGCTTCTCGAGGAAGTTGGGCTGGATCCCCAGGGCGTTGGCCTTGCTGCGCACGTAGCTCAGGGCGGCCTGCGCGCTCTCCTTCATCACGTCGCCAAGCTGGCCGGTGAGGGTGAGCGAGCCCTTGCCCGTCATCTTCGTGGCTTCGATGAAGAGCAGGTCGCCACCGACGGCCGTCCACGCGAGGCCCGTCGCGACGCCGGTCACTTCCGTGCGCTCCGCGACCTCGTTGTAGAACTTGTCCGGCCCGAGGATCTCGCCGATGTCCGGCTCGTCCACGGTGCGCTTGGCGCCCTCGGCCACCTTGCCCTCGGCGACCTCCACCGCGACCGCGCGGCAGACGTCGGCGATGCGGCGCTCCAGGCTGCGCACGCCGGCCTCGCGGGTGTAGGCCACGATGAGCTTGGCGAGCGCCTTGTCGGTGAGCTCGAGCTGATCGCCCTTGAGGCCGTGCTCCTTGAGCTGCTTGGGCACCAGGTGCCGCGTGGCGATCTGCTTCTTCTCCTCGAAGGTGTAGCCCGGCAGCTCGATGATCTCCATGCGGTCGCGCAGCGGCGCCGGGATGGGGTCGAGCTGGTTCGCCGTGGCGATGAACATGATCTTCGAGAGGTCGTAGTCCACGTCGAGGTAGTGGTCGGAGAAGGTGTTGTTCTGCTCCGGGTCCAGCACCTCGAGCAGCGCCGCGCTGGGATCGCCGCGGAAGTCGGCGCCGAGCTTGTCGATCTCGTCGAGCATCATCACCGGGTTGACCGTGCCCGCCTTCTTCATCGAGCGGATCACGCGGCCGGGCAGGGCGCCCACATACGTGCGGCGGTGCCCGCGGATCTCGGCCTCGTCACGCACGCCGCCCAAGCTGAGGCGCACGAACTTGCGACCCACCGCGCGCGCCACGCTCTGACCGAGCGAGGTCTTGCCCACGCCCGGCGGACCGACCAGGCAGAGGATGGGGCCGCGCATGTCGTTCTTGAGCTTGCGGACCGCGAGGTACTCGAGGATGCGCTTCTTCACCTTCTCCAGGCCGTAGTGATCGGCCTCGAGCACGCGGCGCGCGTTGTCGATGTCGAGGTTGTCCTCGGTCTTCTTCGACCAGGGCAGGTCCGCGATCCAATCGAGGTACGTGCGCGCGACCGTGTACTCGCTGCTCTGAGCGGGGATGGTCTTGAGGCGCGCGAGCTCCTTCTGCGCGATCTTCTCCACCTCCGGAGGCAGGCCGGCCTTCTTCAGCCGCTCCGAGAGCTCGTCGAGCTCCTCCTCCTCCTCGCCGATCTCGCCCAGCTCCTCCTTGATCGCCTTGAGCTGCTGGCGCAGGTAGTACTCGCGCTGCGTCTTCGACATCTCGCCCTTCACGGCGGAGTCGATCTTGTTCGAGAGCT
This DNA window, taken from Deltaproteobacteria bacterium, encodes the following:
- the lon gene encoding endopeptidase La, whose protein sequence is MSEKKGTPPGATMGPPGLIAKEDIPQVLPILPLRNSVFFPGGVLPLAVGRQKTIALIKDAVRDDQVIGVVTQRRAEEEDPGAADMYPMGTVARIVKLLKMGEDNYSLVVQGLARFRVLDLVQETPYLKARVEPVEDKSATGDVEVEALGINLKKLAREVIELMPELPAAATELVESITHPGHLADLIAANVDVPIEEKQAVLETVDLKARMKLVLELLNRKREILKLSNKIDSAVKGEMSKTQREYYLRQQLKAIKEELGEIGEEEEELDELSERLKKAGLPPEVEKIAQKELARLKTIPAQSSEYTVARTYLDWIADLPWSKKTEDNLDIDNARRVLEADHYGLEKVKKRILEYLAVRKLKNDMRGPILCLVGPPGVGKTSLGQSVARAVGRKFVRLSLGGVRDEAEIRGHRRTYVGALPGRVIRSMKKAGTVNPVMMLDEIDKLGADFRGDPSAALLEVLDPEQNNTFSDHYLDVDYDLSKIMFIATANQLDPIPAPLRDRMEIIELPGYTFEEKKQIATRHLVPKQLKEHGLKGDQLELTDKALAKLIVAYTREAGVRSLERRIADVCRAVAVEVAEGKVAEGAKRTVDEPDIGEILGPDKFYNEVAERTEVTGVATGLAWTAVGGDLLFIEATKMTGKGSLTLTGQLGDVMKESAQAALSYVRSKANALGIQPNFLEKQDIHIHFPAGAIPKDGPSAGVTILTALVSLLTGIRVRGDTAMTGEATLRGMVLPVGGIKEKVLAAHRAGIKRIILPERCRKDVLEVPEQARKEIEFLYATTMDQVLEWALESKPFKSSPSSDGGEGGGERAPENKPATPEVRA